The following are from one region of the Populus trichocarpa isolate Nisqually-1 chromosome 8, P.trichocarpa_v4.1, whole genome shotgun sequence genome:
- the LOC7485944 gene encoding ceramide synthase 1 LOH3 — MGFMEYVKSIEWEHESYPGYEDCIVLPLFALFFPFVRFFLDRFVFQKVAQDLIFGKEHQTLDVQSDERRKKIRKFKESAWKCIYFLSSEILVLCVTYDEPWLVNTKYFWVGPGSQAWPDQKMKLKLKAVYMYAAGFYTYSIFALIFWETRRSDFGVSMSHHVATVILIVLSYILRFGRVGSVVLAIHDASDVFLEVGKMSKYSGAEGVASFAFILFVLSWILLRLIYYPFWVLWSTSYEVLLILDKEKHPVDGPIYYYVFNTLLYCLLFLHVYWWVLIYQMLAKQIQARGHLSDDVRSDSEGEDEHED; from the exons atgGGTTTCATGGAATACGTGAAATCAATAGAATGGGAACATGAATCTTATCCAGGTTATGAAGATTGCATTGTCCTTCCTCTTTTTGCTCTCTTTTTCCCCTTTGTTCGATTCTTTCTTGACAGATTTGTCTTCCAG AAAGTAGCACAAGACTTGATTTTTGGAAAGGAGCATCAGACGCTGGATGTTCAATCAGATGAGAGAAGGAAGAAGATAAGAAAATTCAAGGAGTCAGCTTGGAAATgcatatattttctttcatctGAAATTCTTGTTTTGTGTGTTACTTATGATGAGCCTTGGTTAgttaatacaaaatatttttgggtaGGGCCAGGAAGCCAGGCCTGGCCAGACCAAAAAATGAA GTTAAAATTGAAAGCAGTATATATGTATGCTGCTGGATTTTATACTTACTCCATATTTGCTCTGATTTTTTGGGAGACAAGGCGCTCGGATTTTGGTGTGTCTATGAGTCATCATGTCGCCACTGTCATTCTTATTGTGCTGTCCTACATATTAAG GTTTGGCCGTGTTGGCTCAGTTGTTTTAGCTATTCATGATGCTAGTGATGTATTTTTGGAGGTGGGAAAGATGTCCAAATACAGCGGCGCAGAAGGGGTTGCTAGCTTTGcatttattctttttgttttgtcttgGATCTTGCTGCGGCTCATTTACTATCCATTCTGGGTGCTTTGGAGTACAAG CTATGAAGTTCTCCTGATCTTGGACAAGGAAAAACACCCGGTGGATGGTCCAATCTATTATTATGTGTTCAATACTCTCCTTTACTGCTTACTTTTTCTTCATGTATATTGGTGGGTCTTGATATATCAGATGCTTGCTAAGCAAATCCAAGCAAGGGGTCATCTTAGTGATGATGTTCGATCTG ATTCTGAGGGCGAAGATGAACATGAAGATTGA